From Plasmodium cynomolgi strain B DNA, chromosome 9, whole genome shotgun sequence:
ACAGTGGGCATCATACAGCTCCACTTCAGCCATACGTAACAAAGGGGAGAATCGCGGATTGTAAATGCATGAGCTTTCTGGGCAACTGTGCTGCGTGGTAAAGCGCGAAAGCAGCCACAAAAGGTTGCACGAAGCTGTTGTTTTTATCTGCATAGTTAGCCCAGGTTGGCTTCACCAGTTGGGAAACctttcgccatttttaaaatttttcatttggatTGCAGGGTGGAGGTGAGCAGAGGGTAAAATACAACTAGCATGATTATTATATGCTTTGATGGGTAATCCCTTTTTGCCCTTTGAATTTCGTCTTAACATGGGAAGTACCCCTTATGTTAATGCTTCAAGTCGTTCCGTTGGCATCCTTTTTCGGTCTACTCAACATTATGTTTATATCGCCACgtttgtgcgtttttttcgtcactttttttttttttaattggcTAGCTGTCACAATAGGTATTTTTTGCGTAGCCCGTTGAGTACACTTTGGGTGatgctccattttgttgtttgttttattttttttcgcctttaagattttttcataaaaaggcAGGAGAAAATTGCGGCATTTTTTCCGCGTACATGTTACCTAATTAatgctcatttttaattcactCTGTGTGgcatttgtttctttttaaagtTCAATTCGGACGGCGCGCATACAGGgggtggaaaataaaaaaaaaaaaaaaaaaaaattttttcttttcacatttccATATAAATTGTACGCACACGTGTTGGCGGTGGGGCcaataagcaaaaaaatcgCAGGGACACGTCGTACAAAGCGTTAGGAGATTTTCCTGCCCTCTTTCTGCTCACACATGTTAATTGGTTTATTTATTCCCCTTGTTGTTGCAATTGTACAATTTGGACATACGGTTATACTTCTTAATtagctgcttcttctttttgctaTTTACAAGTTTTGTATGTTCATCGATCAGCTTCATGGCCGTTTCCTTGTTCTTCGTTCTGTATACCTTGTTCGTGGTGGTGCTGCGGGGAAGGGGTGGAATGACGGGCGGCGTTATTTTGGCGCAGAAATGTACGTGATAAGGTGCCGCACAAATAGCACCGCTCACTGTGTAGTGGCAATTTTGCACGTCTGCTTGTCCGCCTCACTTTTCGTCCGTGGATTTGACGCACAACACAACTTTCCCCTTCTGCAATCGGAGATTTACGCCATTTTGTTTCACGAGTCCTACGCGAAAAGAAAGGGTGTAAACGAATAACGCAGCCGCGAATGGGAGGAGTGTAAACGAATAACGCAGCCGCGAATGGGAGGAGTGTAAACGAATAACGCAGCCGCGAATGGGAGGAGTGTAAACGAATAACGCAGCCGCGAATGGGAGGAGTGTAAACGAATAACGCAGCCGCGAATGGGAGGAGTGTAAACGAATAACGCAGCCGCGAATGGGAGGAATGCATACAAATAACTCAGCCGCGAAAGctaagaaaacaaaaaaaacatgtattttttcttctacgCGATGGCATCTCACACCGCATAAACACTTGCACGCACAGCCGTCAACATACCACTGCTTGAGGGCGTATTTTTGCAGCTAATATTGTACGAGTCGCATAGGAAATTTCCCTTTCTTccacttttgtttttttttaaaaagcagtTGTTCTTTTTGGTTAGTTCCCAAATGAGGGCGTTGCTGACGTTTGACATTTTGTTCACAATTATggttagctttttttttttttccaaagaggggtttttatatatctttACGGTAAGAGAAAGAAAGTACCCTTTGCTGTAACGCGATTTTTACGTTGCTTCACGATGGATGCGCAagctttaaaaaggaaaataattttat
This genomic window contains:
- a CDS encoding 60S ribosomal protein L28 (putative) — protein: MSNVSNALIWELTKKNNCFLKKNKSGRKGNFLCDSYNISCKNTPSSSGLVKQNGVNLRLQKGKVVLCVKSTDENTTTNKVYRTKNKETAMKLIDEHTKLVNSKKKKQLIKKYNRMSKLYNCNNKGNK